The following proteins are co-located in the Synechococcus sp. PROS-U-1 genome:
- the leuS gene encoding leucine--tRNA ligase — MNAANPAVDASAQNGRYDPAALEQRWQDSWKADGVDATDESGDKPAFFALSMFPYPSGSLHMGHVRNYVITDVIARVQRMRGQEVLHPMGWDAFGLPAENAAIERNVDPGEWTDRNIDQMRAQLDRLGLSIDWSREQATCHSDYYRWTQWLFLELLDGGLAYRKNATVNWDPVDQTVLANEQVDGDGRSWRSGALVEQRQLNQWFLRITDYAEPLLNDLDALKGWPERVRTMQANWIGRSEGAEISFSVEGAEDQTITVFTTRPDTLAGASYVVLAPENELVDSLTGAEQKASVEAFRKDVARLSTIERTSDDRPKRGVPIGSHVINPLTGAVLPVWIADYVLAEYGTGAVMGVPAHDQRDIAFAQSNDLPIQQVIDAVGAAEAIAAGQAWTDAGALVNSGEFSGTASAEAKNAITSHGAAQGWASSKVTYRLRDWLISRQRYWGCPIPVIHCDDCGAVPVPREDLPVELPRGIDLSGKGGSPLSQQSDWVNVPCPSCGKPAKRETDTMDTFMCSSWYFLRFADPHNTDKPFSKEAVNRWLPVKQYVGGIEHAILHLLYARFFTKALKDRGLIDVNEPFERLLTQGMVQGITYRNASTGKYIAPADVSDPEDPRDPNTGDKLEVLFEKMSKSKYNGVDPAAVIDRYGADTARMFILFKAPPEKDLEWDEADVEGQFRFLQRLWRLVDAGAARIDSMEPMQRPDPLSEADTAARRALHLAIEAVSEDLNDEIQLNTAISELMKLSNAISATGIDALSAPVLQEVLSGLVRLLAPFAPHLAEEFWSRLGGSSSVHRQDWPAIDPTALVQDSVEVVIQVKGKVRGKLQVPASADKEELEKLALASDVAEKWLEGAAPRRVIVVPGKLVNLVP; from the coding sequence GTGAACGCTGCCAACCCTGCCGTCGACGCCAGTGCCCAGAACGGCCGTTATGACCCTGCTGCGCTGGAACAGCGCTGGCAGGACAGCTGGAAGGCAGATGGGGTGGATGCCACCGATGAGAGCGGTGACAAGCCGGCATTTTTTGCCCTTTCGATGTTCCCGTACCCATCGGGAAGCCTGCACATGGGCCATGTGCGCAACTACGTCATCACCGACGTGATTGCCCGTGTTCAACGCATGCGCGGGCAAGAAGTGCTGCATCCGATGGGCTGGGATGCCTTCGGACTCCCCGCGGAAAATGCTGCGATCGAGCGGAATGTCGATCCCGGGGAATGGACCGACCGCAACATCGACCAGATGCGAGCGCAATTGGACCGGCTTGGCTTATCGATCGACTGGAGTCGCGAACAGGCGACATGCCACAGCGACTACTACCGCTGGACCCAGTGGCTGTTCCTTGAACTCCTCGATGGCGGCCTGGCCTATCGCAAAAATGCAACCGTCAACTGGGATCCCGTCGATCAGACCGTGCTTGCCAATGAGCAGGTGGATGGCGACGGCCGCTCCTGGCGCTCCGGGGCCCTGGTGGAACAACGGCAGCTGAACCAGTGGTTCCTGCGCATCACCGACTACGCCGAGCCACTGCTCAACGACCTGGATGCGCTCAAGGGTTGGCCGGAGCGGGTTCGCACCATGCAGGCCAACTGGATCGGACGCTCGGAAGGAGCGGAGATCAGCTTCTCCGTTGAAGGGGCAGAGGATCAGACGATCACCGTGTTCACCACGAGGCCCGATACCCTCGCCGGCGCGAGCTACGTGGTGCTGGCACCAGAAAACGAGCTGGTCGACAGTCTCACAGGTGCTGAGCAAAAAGCGTCGGTCGAGGCCTTCAGGAAGGACGTGGCCCGGCTCAGCACGATTGAACGCACCAGTGATGACCGGCCCAAGCGAGGTGTGCCGATCGGCAGTCACGTCATCAACCCCCTAACGGGAGCTGTCCTACCGGTCTGGATCGCCGACTACGTGCTCGCCGAGTACGGCACCGGTGCCGTGATGGGCGTGCCGGCCCACGACCAACGGGACATCGCCTTTGCCCAATCGAATGATCTACCGATTCAACAGGTGATCGATGCTGTAGGGGCCGCCGAAGCAATTGCTGCGGGTCAGGCTTGGACCGATGCAGGAGCATTGGTCAATTCTGGTGAATTCAGTGGCACCGCCTCAGCCGAGGCCAAGAACGCCATCACCAGCCATGGAGCGGCGCAGGGTTGGGCGAGCAGCAAGGTCACCTATCGCCTACGCGACTGGTTGATCTCCCGCCAGCGCTACTGGGGCTGCCCGATTCCTGTCATTCACTGCGATGACTGCGGCGCTGTTCCTGTGCCCAGAGAAGACCTGCCAGTGGAACTGCCCCGGGGCATTGATCTGTCCGGCAAAGGCGGATCGCCCCTGAGCCAGCAGAGCGACTGGGTCAATGTGCCTTGCCCGAGCTGTGGCAAGCCTGCCAAGCGGGAAACCGACACCATGGACACGTTCATGTGTTCCTCCTGGTATTTCCTCCGTTTCGCGGATCCACACAACACCGACAAGCCCTTCAGCAAGGAGGCAGTCAATCGCTGGTTGCCTGTGAAGCAGTACGTGGGCGGCATTGAGCACGCCATCCTGCACTTGCTGTATGCGCGCTTCTTCACCAAGGCACTGAAGGATCGCGGGTTGATTGACGTCAACGAACCGTTTGAACGTCTCCTCACCCAGGGCATGGTTCAAGGCATCACCTACAGAAATGCGTCAACTGGCAAGTACATCGCTCCTGCGGATGTGTCTGATCCAGAGGATCCCAGGGATCCCAACACCGGCGACAAGCTGGAGGTGTTGTTCGAGAAGATGTCGAAGTCGAAGTACAACGGCGTCGACCCTGCGGCAGTGATTGACCGCTACGGCGCCGATACGGCCCGCATGTTCATCCTGTTCAAAGCGCCTCCCGAGAAGGATCTGGAGTGGGATGAAGCCGATGTGGAAGGCCAGTTCCGCTTTCTGCAACGGCTGTGGAGACTTGTTGATGCAGGAGCTGCGCGCATCGACTCGATGGAGCCGATGCAACGCCCGGATCCGCTAAGTGAGGCCGACACTGCCGCTCGTCGCGCCCTGCATCTCGCCATCGAAGCCGTCAGCGAGGATTTGAATGACGAGATTCAGCTGAACACAGCAATCTCCGAGTTGATGAAGCTCTCCAATGCCATCAGCGCAACAGGTATCGATGCTCTCAGTGCACCTGTATTGCAAGAGGTCCTCTCCGGCCTGGTGCGCCTTTTAGCCCCGTTTGCACCACATCTTGCGGAGGAATTTTGGAGCCGTCTCGGTGGAAGCAGCAGTGTTCATCGCCAAGATTGGCCGGCGATCGATCCAACGGCCTTGGTGCAAGACAGCGTTGAAGTGGTGATCCAGGTAAAGGGCAAGGTGCGGGGCAAACTGCAGGTACCCGCCTCCGCAGATAAGGAGGAGTTGGAAAAGCTCGCCCTGGCGAGTGATGTAGCCGAGAAATGGCTTGAAGGTGCCGCGCCCAGAAGGGTGATTGTTGTTCCCGGGAAACTAGTGAATCTGGTGCCCTGA
- a CDS encoding glucose-6-phosphate isomerase has product MSFPDFSASDAQIQWQRFCELGWYHDDLGVWLDISRMHVNAADLQQLQPRMDKAFTAMQELEAGAIANPDEQRQVGHYWLRTPELAPSSELQQHISREIDLIAAFGRDVVNGTIKAPNGEAFTDVLWIGIGGSGLGPALMIRALQNPGQGLPFHFFDNVDPNGMSNVLAGLEGRLDRTLVVTVSKSGGTPEPHLGMEQARHRLEAAGGQWAGQAVAVTMLDSKLDQQAQAEGWLKRFDMFDWVGGRTSITSAVGLLPGALIGCDIRDFLAGASQMDAATREADLRRNPAALMAASWYVAGAGRGQRDMVVLPYRDRLEVFSRYLQQLVMESLGKRLDRNGDVVHQGIAVYGNKGSTDQHAYVQQLRDGVDNFFATFIEVLKDVSDIPVIDGECPGDFLDGFLQGTRSALTEGGRQSMTISMRCFDARRLGALIALFERAVGLYGELVNINAYHQPGVEAGKKAAAAILGLQGRVEAILADGVARSADEIRLALGDGTDESIFWILRHLSTNKRGFSAQGDWSKPASMRFSKA; this is encoded by the coding sequence ATGAGCTTCCCGGATTTCAGCGCCTCCGACGCTCAGATTCAATGGCAGCGTTTCTGTGAACTCGGCTGGTATCACGATGATCTTGGCGTTTGGCTGGACATCAGCCGGATGCATGTCAATGCGGCAGACCTGCAGCAGCTTCAGCCGCGGATGGACAAAGCCTTCACCGCGATGCAGGAGCTGGAAGCCGGTGCGATCGCCAATCCGGATGAGCAGCGTCAGGTTGGTCACTATTGGTTGCGCACTCCCGAACTCGCCCCATCGTCAGAGCTGCAGCAGCACATCTCCAGGGAAATCGATCTGATCGCTGCCTTTGGGCGCGACGTTGTCAACGGAACAATCAAGGCCCCCAACGGTGAAGCCTTCACCGATGTGCTCTGGATTGGCATCGGCGGCAGCGGTTTGGGGCCCGCCTTGATGATCCGAGCTCTGCAGAATCCCGGCCAAGGGCTCCCGTTTCATTTCTTCGACAATGTCGACCCCAATGGGATGAGCAACGTCCTGGCAGGGCTTGAAGGTCGTCTCGACCGCACGCTGGTGGTGACGGTGAGCAAGTCGGGGGGCACCCCCGAACCGCACCTCGGCATGGAGCAGGCTCGTCATCGCCTTGAAGCTGCTGGTGGTCAGTGGGCTGGACAGGCTGTGGCTGTGACGATGCTGGACAGCAAGTTGGATCAGCAGGCCCAGGCCGAGGGTTGGCTCAAACGCTTTGACATGTTCGATTGGGTGGGTGGCCGCACCAGCATCACCAGTGCCGTCGGCCTTCTGCCTGGGGCTTTGATCGGTTGCGATATTCGCGATTTCCTCGCTGGCGCTTCTCAGATGGATGCCGCAACCCGCGAGGCGGACCTGCGTCGGAATCCTGCGGCCTTGATGGCAGCGTCCTGGTATGTAGCTGGAGCCGGTCGCGGTCAGCGCGACATGGTTGTTTTGCCTTACCGCGATCGCCTTGAGGTGTTCAGCCGCTACCTCCAGCAGCTGGTGATGGAATCCCTGGGCAAACGCCTCGATCGCAACGGTGATGTTGTTCACCAGGGCATTGCCGTCTACGGCAACAAGGGCTCCACCGACCAGCACGCCTACGTGCAGCAATTGCGTGATGGTGTCGACAACTTCTTCGCCACGTTCATTGAAGTGCTGAAGGATGTGAGCGATATCCCTGTCATCGACGGAGAATGTCCCGGCGACTTCCTCGACGGATTTCTTCAGGGAACACGATCAGCTCTTACCGAGGGTGGTCGTCAAAGCATGACGATCAGCATGCGCTGCTTTGATGCTCGTCGTCTCGGTGCCTTGATTGCGTTGTTCGAGCGCGCCGTTGGTTTGTATGGCGAACTCGTCAATATCAATGCGTACCACCAGCCTGGCGTTGAGGCGGGTAAAAAAGCGGCAGCGGCAATTCTTGGGTTGCAGGGCCGTGTGGAGGCGATCCTTGCCGACGGTGTTGCACGTTCTGCCGATGAGATCCGCCTGGCTCTGGGTGATGGCACCGACGAATCCATCTTCTGGATTCTGCGGCACCTCAGCACTAACAAGCGCGGATTTAGTGCTCAGGGAGATTGGAGCAAACCCGCATCGATGCGGTTCAGCAAGGCCTGA